In one Plasmodium vivax chromosome 4, whole genome shotgun sequence genomic region, the following are encoded:
- a CDS encoding T-complex protein 1, theta subunit, putative (encoded by transcript PVX_002835A): MFANKHGFNSVLKDGYRIVKNNEDAILKNIEACKEICGIVQTSLGPKSMNKLIINHINKKVVTSDCITILKDLEINHPVVNILKKLSETMNYEYGDFTNYVFTLTTEMLDKASHLIQQGFNINDILTGFMLGYKEVERVISSELIAYKMESFSDEKEIKKVIQSVMVTKNLTNNFDFVITLLAKCIATLMPEEKVELFDVDNIRISKLNGGNLIDSQFIMGMVITRDTHGIVKRKENASVIVLNCGLEAATTETKGTVLLNNAQELLNFTKGEEEQMKKIIASIKKEGVDVIIVNGAISDIAQHFCDAEEIMTLKIPSKFETLRLCKLLNVTSLVKLGVPKPEEIGKASSIYVSEIASKKVTIINSVNKKVSTIILRGATYNLLDEVERCIHDGINAIKNAIKGNSFVYGGGCIEVQLCERLKKYAQQLKGVHNYSVKVFAESFLVVPRILATNCGYNSTDVLNQLINEHNKGNVEACVNISKDSFVTSAKENCIYDNFRCKKYAIDLAVDALQTILKIDQIILAKPAGGPNPRDKNPDYDDAF, from the exons ATG ttCGCGAACAAGCACGGGTTCAACTCCGTCCTGAAGGACGGGTACCGCATCGTGAAGAACAACGAGGACGCGATTCTGAAGAACATCGAGGCGTGCAAGGAAATCTGCGGAATTGTTCAAACGTCGCTCGGGCCCAAGAGCATGAACAAGCTAATCATTAACCACATTAACAAGAAGGTGGTCACGAGTGACTGCATCACCATCCTCAAAGATTTGGAGATCAACCACCCGGTGGTGAACATCCTGAAGAAGCTCTCCGAGACGATGAATTACGAGTATGGCGATTTTACCAACTACGTTTTTACCCTAACGACGGAGATGCTAGATAAAGCTAGCCATTTGATTCAGCAGGGGTTTAACATAAATGACATTCTGACTGGGTTCATGCTGGGCTACAAAGAAGTGGAAAGAGTCATTTCGAGCGAGCTGATTGcatacaaaatggagagctTCTCagacgaaaaggaaattaaaaaggtcaTCCAATCTGTGATGGTGACGAAGAATCTAACGAACAACTTTGATTTTGTGATTACCCTACTGGCAAAGTGCATAGCGACGTTAATGCCGGAGGAGAAGGTAGAGCTGTTTGATGTAGACAATATTAGGATTTCTAAACTGAATGGAGGGAACCTAATAGATTCTCAGTTCATCATGGGGATGGTCATAACGAGAGATACACATGGAATTGTTAAGAGGAAGGAAAATGCCAGTGTCATTGTGCTCAACTGTGGGTTGGAGGCAGCCACAACGGAGACCAAAGGTACCGTACTGCTCAACAACGCTCAGGAGCTACTGAACTTCaccaaaggggaggaagaacagatgaagaaaattatcGCAAGTATAAAGAAAGAAGGCGTAGATGTGATCATCGTCAATGGGGCTATCTCAGACATCGCACAACACTTCTGTGACGCTGAAGAAATTATGACTCTGAAGATCCCCTCCAAATTTGAGACCCTTCGATTGTGTAAACTCCTTAACGTAACCTCCCTCGTCAAGTTGGGAGTCCCAAAACCGGAAGAAATTGGGAAGGCCTCCTCCATTTACGTCTCCGAAATTGCCTCCAAAAAGGTGACCATCATCAATTCGGTCAATAAGAAGGTTAGCACGATCATACTCAGGGGGGCCACTTACAACCTGCTTGATGAAGTCGAGCGCTGCATCCATGACGGGATCAACGCTATTAAGAACGCCATCAAGGGGAACTCCTTCGTGTACGGTGGTGGCTGCATAGAAGTTCAACTCTGTGAGAGACTTAAGAAATACGCCCAGCAGTTAAAGGGCGTCCACAACTACAGCGTAAAAGTTTTCGCAGAATCATTCCTAGTCGTCCCCCGTATTTTGGCTACCAACTGTGGGTACAACAGCACCGATGTGCTGAATCAACTCATTAACGAACACAACAAGGGGAACGTCGAGGCCTGTGTGAACATCAGCAAGGACTCCTTCGTCACCTCCGCCAAGGAGAACTGCATTTACGATAACTTCAGGTGCAAGAAATACGCCATCGACTTGGCCGTGGACGCCCTGCAGACCATCCTCAAGATCGACCAGATTATCCTCGCCAAGCCCGCCGGCGGCCCCAATCCCCGCGACAAAAACCCGGACTACGACGATGCCTTTTGA
- a CDS encoding hypothetical protein, conserved (encoded by transcript PVX_002840A) gives MNGQVRKKKNLLEREAKLNHLAKIFHRKLETLLIYIRVPNKKQEKLFFDDFFNVEEVSAYINTVEEGQQCAERRAEQRVEGRADQRADRACSGESLNLNAENEIKSNKDIFIKNLLIFLNNLIALYFSKSNLIDVCINRRSFNKCGFYACDNVFLNDPKKGKYKIDAKSRSIYLREYYDLFCSASCMNYNLHLLREIAKNGKNGTTAKGGGTEVGGGVGRNNLKTKCQLIYIMFLTFFPIFKFHDINVLLNNLEFVRIQNNRIFLEPGGGGLDGKDKGEAGHPEGRKATKGDEKGCTVRAVEGDEKGCTVRAVEGEVKQRTRQLRKTLFPVIVEKREGGEDSEGEGVAEEGVAEEGVAEEGVAEEGVAEEGVAEEEVTEEEATEETTEEATEEEATEVSPTGSSPSGPDEKKLMILPLRESFRRYVAVNPEEEKNSNEEADSCPKRERGKANKSKSVRFNEDVQRYEYFKDERVDVYSVARTSMEATQGGDSLPGEEEDRRKDHPGVSPEGGETTEGEGPGEETNGLSVTPQHDGDENLEEATSAEAAGEGNPSDGEMAQVYEQVRQSIFTNRKHFFEDVLGKTLFDSSRVIGFDYEGGEEQQRQRQQREEEEDKEEEKEHQQEQQQQQRGDKEEEKHLRTSAAQRMSEINLKHDRERKGRRIVLLSQPGGGAAARAIPQASEGGGEPDDGEAEAKGVMSGEKDDAAPGGDEKDDAALGGDKEDAATPADGKKDDATPVDGKREDAPLYGGEEEDAPPYRGEGEEAAPSGGQVAPASDSEEDTAKLHNLLMEKKKKISEQYDEAFNRGMAPFLFAGAAGESGGEECPGDLLKGKDKSADDEPSDDEPSDDEPSDDEPADVEPSDEEQLQQVKKQSKYTYGTDKCSAYDDMSLYVVLWDILTGVISKYTVHYFEKGEFVIPKCPTEVERDRKNEFLRNVSEHMPRTIHPIAPIIFNVCQTFSFGKPLLPFKKIVYESIIYIIAAALGRHKVELIPSGEMGNIRRAEEFLTVENGMDGEELDELATLFYQHVYY, from the coding sequence ATGAACGGCCaagtgaggaagaagaaaaacctcCTGGAGAGGGAGGCCAAGCTGAACCACCTGGCCAAGATCTTCCACCGGAAACTGGAAACGCTGCTCATATACATAAGGGTCCCCAATaagaagcaggagaagcTCTTCTTCGACGATTTCTTCAATGTAGAGGAGGTGAGCGCGTACATAAACACGGTTGAGGAGGGTCAGCAGTGTGCTGAGCGGCGTGCCGAGCAGCGTGTCGAGGGGCGCGCCGATCAGCGTGCAGACCGCGCCTGCTCAGGGGAGAGCCTAAACCTGAACGCagaaaacgaaattaaaagcaacaaagacatttttataaaaaacctGCTCATCTTCCTAAACAACCTGATCGCTCTTTACTTCTCCAAGAGTAACCTAATCGACGTTTGCATAAACCGAAGGAGCTTCAATAAGTGTGGCTTCTACGCATGTGATAATGTGTTTTTAAACGACCCCAAAAAGGGCAAATACAAAATCGACGCGAAAAGTAGGAGCATCTACCTGAGGGAGTACTACGACTTGTTCTGCTCCGCTAGCTGCATGAATTATAATTTGCACCTCCTCAGAGAAATCGCCAAGAATGGGAAGAATGGCACCACcgccaaggggggaggaaccGAAGTAGGCGGGGGAGTCGGGAGGAACAACCTTAAAACCAAGTGCCAGCTGATATACATCATGTTCTTAaccttcttccccatttttaaatttcacGACATTAATGTGCTGCTAAACAATTTAGAGTTCGTGCGCATTCAGAACAACAGGATCTTTTTGGAAcctgggggaggggggctgGATGGCAAAGACAAAGGGGAGGCAGGCCACCCCGAGGGGAGGAAGGCAACGAAAGGTGATGAGAAAGGGTGCACCGTTAGGGCGGTGGAGGGTGATGAGAAGGGGTGCACCGTTAGGGCGGTGGAGGGTGAAGTTAAGCAGAGAACCCGTCAGTTGAGGAAGACCCTCTTTCCAGTCATcgtggagaagcgggaggGGGGTGAAGACAGTGAGGGGGAGGGAGTGGCAGAGGAGGGAGTGGCGGAGGAGGGAGTGGCGGAGGAGGGAGTGGCAGAGGAGGGAGTGGCGGAAGAGGGAGTGGCGGAAGAGGAAGTCACAGAGGAAGAAGCTACAGAGGAAACCACAGAGGAAGCCacggaagaagaagctacGGAGGTCTCCCCAACGGGCAGTTCCCCCAGTGGGCCAGATGAAAAGAAACTTATGATCCTCCCCCTGAGGGAATCGTTCAGACGGTATGTCGCAGTGAAtccagaggaggaaaaaaactccaaCGAAGAGGCAGATAGTTGCCCAAAACGCGAACGGGGAAAAGCCAACAAATCCAAAAGCGTCAGATTTAATGAGGACGTCCAAAGGTATGAGTACTTCAAAGACGAACGGGTGGACGTCTACAGTGTGGCTAGGACCTCCATGGAGGCGACTCAAGGGGGGGATTCCCTACCTGGTGAGGAAGAGGATAGAAGGAAGGACCACCCCGGTGTATCTCCAGAAGGGGGCGAAACTACCGAAGGGGAAGGGCCAGGTGAGGAGACGAACGGACTATCCGTGACGCCTCAACACGATGGTGATGAGAATCTGGAAGAAGCGACGAGCGCAGAAGccgcgggggaggggaaccCCTCCGATGGCGAAATGGCCCAAGtgtatgaacaagtcaggcaGTCCATTTTTACCAACCGGAAGCACTTCTTTGAGGACGTCCTGGGGAAGACCCTTTTCGACTCGAGCAGGGTAATCGGGTTTGACtacgaggggggggaggagcagcagcggcaGAGGCAGCAGcgggaagaggaggaggataaagaggaggagaaggagcaccagcaggagcagcagcagcagcagcggggggataaagaggaggagaagcacctCCGGACGAGCGCCGCGCAGCGGATGAGCGAAATTAACCTGAAGCACGACCGGGAGAGGAAGGGGAGGCGAATCGTTCTGCTGAGCCAGCCCGGCGGAGGGGCGGCGGCAAGGGCGATTCCCCAGGCCAGTGAAGGTGGGGGTGAGCCCGACGACGGTGAGGCGGAGGCCAAGGGTGTGATGAGCGGCGAAAAGGATGATGCAGCCCCGGGGGGTGACGAGAAGGACGACGCTGCCCTGGGTGGTGACAAAGAGGATGCCGCTACCCCGGCTGATGGCAAAAAGGATGACGCTACCCCGGTTGatggcaaaagggaagatgcTCCCCTCTACGGcggcgaagaggaagatgccCCCCCCTACCGTGGCGAAGGCGAAGAGGCTGCCCCGAGTGGTGGCCAGGTCGCCCCCGCCTCGGACAGCGAGGAGGACACCGCGAAGCTGCACAACCTGCTgatggagaagaagaaaaagatcaGCGAGCAGTACGACGAGGCGTTCAACAGGGGTATGGCGCCGTTCCTGTTCGCGGGGGCAGCCGGCGAAAGCGGAGGGGAGGAATGCCCCGGAGATCTCCTCAAGGGGAAGGACAAATCAGCAGATGACGAACCATCGGATGACGAACCATCGGATGACGAACCATCGGATGACGAACCAGCAGATGTCGAACCATCAGATGAAGAACAGTTGCAGcaagtgaagaagcaaagcaAGTACACCTACGGCACAGACAAGTGCAGCGCGTACGACGACATGTCCCTCTATGTAGTCCTGTGGGACATCCTCACAGGGGTCATCTCCAAATACACGGTGCATTATTTTGAGAAAGGTGAATTCGTCATTCCAAAGTGCCCAACTGAAGTGGAGCGCGatagaaaaaacgaattctTGAGGAATGTCTCTGAGCATATGCCCAGAACGATTCACCCCATCGCTCCCATCATCTTCAACGTCTGCCAAACGTTTTCTTTTGGCAAGCCCCTGTtgccatttaaaaaaatagtatacGAATCTATTATATACATCATTGCAGCGGCGCTGGGACGGCACAAGGTCGAGCTGATTCCTTCCGGCGAAATGGGGAACATCCGGAGGGCGGAGGAGTTCCTCACCGTGGAAAACGGAATGGACGGGGAGGAGCTGGACGAGTTGGCGACGCTTTTTTACCAGCATGTGTACTactag
- a CDS encoding hypothetical protein, conserved (encoded by transcript PVX_002845A), which yields MENNHFAYTLRGQIEGIFAECTLSKEKGGLQNGDSPVGVPTPGDAPHEQVNFSRGKNKVERRGSNRYEDTGWSGRRGESNLKREEESIFGNDGKTLMVQSYTSLLYEGCEDKLHVLLANRTMKEGRVEMQISGEGESFNLPCRLAGNVLSSFSPPLEKGVYKLFFFINKERMHAKLVSCGVDMLCRGVPSRDMPSRDMPSRGILSKDMPWLPLHVIEMSRFDQVGHSRGMNNLPPYSIRANNHVHTSRGLLKMYGLMHKQCRQMANREGTRDGRVTLGMDYQLHTNSDRHFYGFLSAYKEAYTKQHPQVNGKRGENKNLHINSINFVSSLNFENHLEHCRIPTMYKRLLYDHCAYGDKAVIMSHHTRLLQGDYSSGGLSAHVFVKDQLGGPYSVFAFDLAMGGVENRAGREAHKAVQGATSRGIPPPWTKNPPVSSLLRFSCDQDSCADMRQWSYVEAIPCRKNDVAREFYLTGRRARGANVESSAECTAHRPMNRPVNLPVERDCPVPVELINHRNAFKTYAPGIRLSERVSLFFEAWDCAALPVEPFSQLSDCNVHCESVCAQMRGLSALVRSARFDALSFEDLCEGGQKWGVIKSGGTEKMNGGDEKADGQGGHEEDDALRAKGEDDALQANGEDDALRTNGEDDQHDADGAKRRSGPRRAGPQVRPHDEHPKCATKQTRAGAASNCPLSSFVSFVITIDGKIYHSVLPISRLLLLFVVNYWMHFAD from the coding sequence ATGGAAAACAACCACTTTGCGTACACTTTGAGAGGCCAAATTGAAGGCATCTTCGCAGAGTGTACCCTTTccaaagaaaagggggggttgcaaaatggggactcTCCTGTGGGTGTTCCCACTCCGGGGGATGCTCCACACGAACAGGTGAACTTCTccagggggaagaacaaagtAGAGAGGCGTGGTTCGAATAGGTATGAGGACACAGGGTGGAGCGGCAGAAGAGGAGAGAGCAACCTGAAGAGGGAGGAAGAGTCCATTTTTGGAAACGATGGGAAAACCCTAATGGTGCAAAGCTATACGTCTCTACTGTATGAGGGATGTGAAGACAAGCTGCACGTTTTGCTAGCGAACAGAACGATGAAGGAGGGAAGGGTGGAAATGCAGATAAgcggagaaggggaaagctTTAACCTCCCCTGCAGGTTGGCTGGAAATGTCTTAAGTTCTTTTTCGCCCCCACTGGAGAAGGGGGTTtacaagttatttttttttataaacaaagAAAGGATGCACGCAAAGTTGGTGTCCTGTGGGGTGGACATGCTGTGCAGAGGCGTGCCGAGCAGAGACATGCCGAGCAGAGACATGCCGAGCAGAGGCATTCTGAGCAAAGACATGCCGTGGCTCCCCCTGCATGTGATCGAAATGAGCCGCTTCGACCAAGTGGGTCATTCTAGAGGGATGAACAACCTCCCTCCCTACAGCATCCGCGCAAACAACCACGTGCACACCAGTAGGGGTCTCCTAAAGATGTATGGCCTTATGCACAAGCAGTGCAGGCAGATGGCCAATCGGGAAGGAACTCGCGATGGAAGGGTGACCCTGGGGATGGACTACCAACTGCACACCAACAGCGATCGTCACTTTTATGGGTTCCTTTCCGCTTACAAGGAGGCGTACACCAAGCAGCATCCACAGGTaaatgggaaaaggggggaaaataaaaatctaCACATAAATAGtatcaattttgtttcttcgttaaattttgaaaacCATTTGGAGCACTGTAGAATCCCCACGATGTACAAAAGGTTACTGTATGACCATTGTGCCTATGGAGATAAAGCGGTCATCATGAGTCACCACACGCGTCTTCTTCAGGGGGACTACTCCTCCGGGGGCCTCTCTGCGCATGTCTTTGTTAAGGACCAGTTGGGGGGCCCGTACTCCGTTTTCGCCTTCGATTTGGCAATGGGGGGGGTGGAGAATCGAGCGGGTAGGGAAGCTCACAAAGCGGTACAGGGAGCCACTTCCAGAGgcattccccccccctggacgAAGAACCCCCCGGTGAGCTCGCTCCTCCGGTTCAGCTGCGACCAAGACAGTTGTGCAGATATGCGGCAGTGGAGCTACGTGGAGGCCATCCCCTGCCGGAAGAATGACGTGGCAAGGGAGTTTTATTTGACCGGGCGGCGGGCGCGGGGCGCGAACGTGGAGAGTTCAGCGGAGTGCACAGCGCATCGCCCAATGAATCGCCCAGTGAATCTTCCCGTGGAGCGCGACTGCCCCGTGCCCGTCGAACTAATCAACCACAGGAATGCCTTCAAAACGTACGCCCCGGGAATTCGCCTCTCGGAGAGGGTCAGCCTATTCTTCGAGGCCTGGGATTGTGCAGCATTGCCAGTGGAGCCCTTCTCGCAGCTTTCAGACTGCAACGTGCACTGTGAAAGCGTGTGCGCACAGATGCGGGGGCTATCCGCGCTGGTGAGAAGCGCCCGATTTGACGCGTTATCATTTGAAGACCTCTGcgagggggggcaaaaatggggagtcaTCAAGTCGGGGGGCacggaaaaaatgaacgggGGCGATGAGAAAGCGGATGGACAGGGGGGACATGAGGAAGATGATGCTCTGCGAGCGAAAGGAGAAGACGATGCACTGCAAGCAAACGGAGAAGATGATGCACTGCGAACAAACGGAGAAGATGACCAACACGATGCAGACGGGGCGAAACGCCGAAGCGGGCCACGCCGAGCGGGCCCGCAGGTCCGCCCCCACGATGAGCACCCGAAGTGCGCCACGAAACAGACGCGGGCGGGGGCAGCCTCCAACTGTCCACTTAGCAGCTTCGTCTCCTTTGTAATCACCATCGATGGAAAAATATACCACAGCGTTCTTCCCATAAGCaggcttctcctcctcttcgtcgttAACTACTGGATGCACTTCGCCGATTAG
- a CDS encoding hypothetical protein, conserved (encoded by transcript PVX_002850A), which produces MSFLSSPSTNHMITNLTKRTNEFQSKIDSILNKISTESLPFQKKSFICCVNCFDIYNTDFETIGKCVNNCQKGTEHFVQVVQNEMQNLQNNLQSCQQSCFYKYSPNYAKSNANIDGPTIEKEMEGCVVKCFDKHEPMLPEISDRLHKTLKEEMK; this is translated from the exons ATGTCGTTCCTCAGTAGCCCCTCGACCAACCACATGATCACCAACCTAACCAAAAGGACAAATGAATTTCAATCCAAAATAGATAGCATACTTAACAAAATAAGCACGGAAAGCTTGCCCTTCCAGAAGAAGTCCTTCATATGCTGCGTCAACTGCTTCGATATATACAACACGGATTTCGAGACCATCGGCAAGTGCGTGAACAACTGCCAGAAGGGGACGGAGCACTTCGTGCAGGTCGTCCAAAATGAGATGCAGAACTTGCAGAACAATTTGCAGTCCTGCCAGCAG TCCTGCTTCTACAAGTACTCCCCCAATTATGCCAAGAGCAACGCCAACATAGACGGCCCAACCAtcgaaaaagaaatggagGGGTGCGTGGTCAAGTGCTTCGACAAGCACGAACCCATGCTGCCGGAAATATCCGACCGCCTGCACAAGACGCTGAAGGAGGAGATGAAGTGA